From a region of the Erythrobacter neustonensis genome:
- a CDS encoding DUF427 domain-containing protein, producing MKQPHYPQPDPPRAGQESVWDYPRPAIAEPTARHIRIVHRSVILADTREAWRTLETSHPPTYYIPQADIAMAHLAPNPARSICEWKGQAVYWDVLIAGERFAGAGWSYPAPTPAFAGIAGHIAFYAAPFDEVTVDGEQVTPQPGGFYGGWITSREAGPFKGIPGSRFW from the coding sequence GTGAAGCAGCCGCACTACCCCCAGCCCGATCCGCCGCGCGCTGGGCAGGAAAGCGTCTGGGACTATCCCCGCCCCGCGATTGCCGAGCCCACTGCGCGTCATATCCGCATCGTGCACAGGAGCGTGATCCTCGCCGACACGCGCGAAGCCTGGCGCACGCTCGAAACCTCCCACCCGCCCACCTATTATATCCCGCAGGCCGACATCGCGATGGCGCATCTGGCGCCGAACCCGGCGCGCTCGATCTGCGAATGGAAGGGGCAGGCAGTCTACTGGGACGTGCTGATCGCAGGCGAACGCTTCGCCGGGGCCGGCTGGTCCTACCCGGCGCCGACGCCTGCCTTTGCGGGGATTGCCGGACATATCGCGTTTTACGCTGCGCCGTTCGATGAAGTGACGGTTGATGGCGAGCAGGTTACACCCCAACCCGGCGGCTTTTACGGCGGCTGGATCACCAGCCGCGAGGCGGGGCCGTTCAAGGGCATTCCGGGAAGCCGCTTCTGGTAG
- the clpS gene encoding ATP-dependent Clp protease adapter ClpS, with product MSIRALPALADLASLPLVQRAAIRSEDDDGDKNGDGQNHVGIATKTRAKPKKPSQYKVLMLNDDYTPMEFVVLVLKRFFSMDLEQATRVMLHVHQRGVGVCGIFTYEVAETKVNQVMDFAKQNQHPLQCTLEKA from the coding sequence ATGTCGATCCGCGCCCTTCCCGCCCTTGCCGATCTGGCCTCGCTGCCGCTCGTGCAGCGTGCCGCCATCCGCTCCGAGGATGATGATGGCGACAAGAACGGTGACGGGCAAAACCACGTCGGCATCGCCACCAAGACCCGCGCCAAGCCCAAAAAGCCGAGCCAGTACAAGGTGCTGATGCTCAACGACGATTACACGCCGATGGAATTCGTCGTGCTCGTGCTCAAACGCTTTTTCAGCATGGATCTGGAACAGGCGACCCGCGTTATGCTTCACGTCCACCAGCGCGGCGTCGGCGTGTGCGGCATCTTCACCTATGAAGTAGCCGAAACCAAGGTCAATCAGGTGATGGATTTTGCCAAGCAGAACCAGCACCCGCTGCAATGCACGCTCGAAAAAGCATGA
- a CDS encoding phasin family protein — MSDVEKSAETKSQVAKIDAAAQKAKGDAAAKADDATSINLDAIAEAVAAPDAAAPQPAKKASTKTVPARKPAPVKIAKTETSEPATEATAPAATNPATKIKDTIMATVNTANITETAKEVFSDVHTRAKTAAAKGTVLASEATEFTKANVEAVVESGKIFFAGAQELLKDNVETGKTVIETVTQDVKKVAAVKSPTELFQLQGEIARRNFDAMVSYGSKRTEAWVKLYNDAFAPISNRVSVAVEKVKTAA; from the coding sequence ATGTCCGACGTTGAAAAAAGTGCCGAAACGAAGTCGCAGGTCGCCAAGATCGATGCGGCAGCGCAAAAGGCGAAGGGTGACGCGGCTGCGAAGGCCGATGACGCGACAAGCATCAACCTTGATGCGATCGCCGAGGCTGTTGCGGCGCCGGATGCTGCCGCTCCTCAGCCCGCCAAGAAGGCCTCGACCAAGACTGTGCCTGCCCGCAAGCCGGCGCCCGTCAAGATCGCCAAGACTGAAACCAGCGAGCCCGCGACCGAGGCGACAGCGCCCGCCGCGACCAACCCCGCTACCAAGATCAAGGACACCATCATGGCCACCGTCAACACCGCAAACATCACCGAAACCGCCAAGGAAGTCTTCTCGGACGTCCATACCCGCGCCAAGACCGCAGCGGCCAAGGGCACCGTGCTCGCCAGCGAAGCGACCGAGTTCACCAAGGCGAACGTCGAAGCCGTCGTCGAAAGCGGCAAGATCTTCTTTGCCGGCGCGCAGGAACTGCTCAAGGACAACGTCGAAACCGGCAAGACCGTGATCGAAACCGTCACGCAGGACGTCAAGAAGGTCGCCGCGGTCAAGTCGCCGACCGAACTGTTCCAGCTGCAGGGCGAAATCGCCCGCCGCAACTTCGATGCGATGGTTTCCTACGGCTCGAAGCGCACCGAAGCCTGGGTCAAGCTCTACAACGACGCATTCGCCCCGATTTCGAACCGCGTCAGCGTCGCGGTCGAAAAGGTGAAGACCGCCGCATAA
- a CDS encoding PHA/PHB synthase family protein, which translates to MAHDNDPLEAAGESLKGFFDMQNAAIRQMMGAASPDAAPAPFAGPADMAEWAASASSLQALWLDYAAHQTEAAAAKAAKGATGAMVPDPAQWLVMSQAMLGQWPKAMFETSAKLAQDQMQLWAGMMQSFSGTAGAGAPPEAASLPRSDRRFADPAWREHPAFVLLHQTYLMLTEHMRQMVRSMDGIDRAKRQQLEFAMTALAEAMSPDNFIALNPVVLKRTMDTKGANLVRGMQHLINDLKRGQLTHTDPNAFRLGDNLAASPGKVVHETPLYQLIQYAPSTPDVLAVPLVIFPPWINRFYILDLTPKKSFIKWAVDQGISVFVVSWKSADESMADVVWDDYIRAQIDAIDHVRARLDVPAVHTIGYCVAGTTLAATLAVLHRRNEADKVKSATFFTAQVDFEKSGDLKNFIDDGQLEMIGKLSPNGYLDGRYLAAAFNALRGRDLIWNYVVNNYLLGEDYPAFDLLHWNGDVTNLPSKWHDSYLRDLYRDNKLVVPDALKADGTPIDLTRVGTPTFVQAGREDHIAPAESVWRITRHFSGPMEFLLAGSGHIAGVVNPPSAGKYQYWVGDSAAPSLKEFVAGATEHPGSWWPHWLEWLHRQSDARVAADGKRTPGGKDDPVIEDAPGRYVKTR; encoded by the coding sequence ATGGCACACGACAACGACCCGCTGGAGGCGGCGGGCGAGAGCCTCAAAGGGTTCTTCGACATGCAGAACGCGGCGATCCGGCAAATGATGGGGGCCGCATCGCCCGATGCCGCGCCCGCGCCTTTTGCCGGACCCGCAGACATGGCTGAATGGGCGGCAAGCGCATCGTCGTTGCAGGCGCTCTGGCTAGATTACGCCGCGCACCAGACCGAAGCGGCCGCCGCCAAGGCTGCCAAGGGGGCGACCGGCGCGATGGTGCCCGACCCTGCGCAGTGGCTGGTGATGTCGCAGGCGATGCTGGGGCAATGGCCCAAAGCGATGTTCGAAACCTCGGCCAAGCTCGCGCAGGACCAGATGCAGCTGTGGGCCGGGATGATGCAGAGTTTCAGCGGCACGGCGGGCGCGGGCGCACCGCCCGAGGCTGCGAGCCTGCCGCGTTCCGACCGGCGGTTTGCCGATCCTGCGTGGCGGGAGCATCCCGCCTTCGTGCTGCTGCACCAGACCTATCTGATGCTGACCGAGCATATGCGGCAGATGGTAAGGAGCATGGACGGGATCGACCGCGCCAAGCGCCAGCAGCTTGAATTTGCCATGACCGCACTGGCCGAGGCGATGAGCCCGGACAATTTCATCGCGCTCAATCCGGTGGTGCTCAAACGCACGATGGACACCAAGGGCGCCAATCTGGTGCGCGGGATGCAGCACCTGATCAACGATCTCAAACGCGGCCAGTTGACGCATACCGATCCGAACGCCTTCCGGTTGGGTGACAACCTTGCCGCCAGCCCTGGCAAGGTGGTGCACGAAACGCCGCTGTATCAGTTGATCCAGTATGCGCCCTCGACGCCGGACGTGCTCGCGGTGCCGCTGGTGATCTTCCCGCCGTGGATCAACCGCTTCTACATCCTCGACCTGACGCCGAAGAAAAGCTTCATCAAATGGGCGGTCGATCAGGGCATTTCGGTGTTCGTGGTCAGCTGGAAATCGGCCGACGAAAGCATGGCCGACGTCGTGTGGGACGATTACATCCGCGCGCAGATCGATGCGATCGATCACGTCCGCGCGCGGCTCGATGTGCCTGCGGTCCACACCATCGGCTATTGCGTTGCCGGAACGACGCTCGCAGCGACGCTGGCGGTGCTGCACCGCCGGAATGAGGCGGACAAGGTCAAAAGCGCAACCTTCTTCACCGCGCAGGTCGATTTCGAGAAGAGCGGCGATCTCAAGAATTTCATCGACGACGGCCAGCTCGAGATGATCGGCAAGCTGTCGCCCAACGGCTATCTCGACGGGCGTTACCTTGCCGCCGCGTTCAATGCGCTGCGCGGGCGCGATCTGATCTGGAATTACGTCGTCAACAACTACCTGCTGGGCGAGGATTACCCCGCCTTCGACCTGCTCCACTGGAACGGCGACGTCACCAATCTGCCGTCCAAATGGCACGATTCCTACCTGCGCGATCTCTATCGCGACAACAAGCTGGTGGTGCCCGATGCGCTCAAGGCGGATGGCACCCCGATCGATCTGACCCGCGTTGGCACACCGACTTTCGTGCAGGCCGGGCGCGAGGATCACATTGCGCCGGCCGAAAGCGTCTGGCGGATCACCCGCCATTTCAGCGGCCCGATGGAGTTTCTGCTAGCCGGATCGGGGCATATCGCGGGCGTGGTCAACCCGCCTTCTGCGGGCAAATACCAATATTGGGTCGGCGACAGCGCCGCGCCCAGCCTCAAGGAATTCGTCGCCGGTGCGACCGAGCATCCGGGCAGCTGGTGGCCGCACTGGCTCGAATGGCTGCACCGCCAATCCGACGCCCGCGTAGCCGCGGATGGCAAGCGCACACCCGGCGGCAAGGATGACCCCGTGATCGAGGACGCCCCGGGCCGCTATGTGAAGACGCGCTAG
- a CDS encoding LL-diaminopimelate aminotransferase: protein MNDQFYRMKRMPPYVIAEVNAMRHAARLEGRDIIDLGMGNPDQPPPSHVIDKLCEVAAKPDAHGYSQSKGIPGLRRAKAGYYARRFGVELDPDTEVVVTMGSKEGLSSLATAIIAPGDVVLAPNPSYPIHTFGFIIAGATIRSVPTTPDEHYWESLERAMNYTVPRPSVLVVSYPSNPTAETVDLPFYERLVAWAKENQVWIVSDLAYSELYFDGKPTRSIMEVPGAKDVAIEFTSMSKTYSMAGWRMGFAVGNPKLIAALTRVKSYLDYGAFTPIQAAACAALNGPQDIIESNRQLYHKRRDVMVEAFGRAGWDIPPPPASMFAWAPLPPALKSMGSLEFSKQLLTQAQVAVAPGVGYGENGEGFVRIAMVENEQRLRQAARNIKRYLQSVGVNSSAA, encoded by the coding sequence ATGAATGACCAGTTCTATCGCATGAAGCGGATGCCCCCGTATGTGATCGCGGAGGTCAATGCCATGCGTCATGCAGCGCGGCTTGAAGGGCGCGATATCATCGATCTGGGTATGGGCAACCCCGACCAGCCGCCGCCGAGCCATGTCATCGACAAGCTGTGCGAAGTGGCGGCGAAGCCCGATGCGCACGGCTATTCGCAGTCCAAGGGCATTCCGGGCCTGCGCCGCGCCAAGGCGGGCTATTACGCGCGCCGGTTCGGGGTCGAACTTGATCCCGATACCGAAGTGGTGGTGACGATGGGATCGAAGGAAGGGCTGTCGAGCCTCGCGACTGCGATCATCGCGCCGGGCGATGTGGTGCTGGCTCCCAATCCCAGCTACCCGATCCATACCTTCGGCTTCATCATTGCCGGCGCAACGATCCGGTCGGTGCCGACCACGCCGGACGAGCATTACTGGGAATCGCTCGAGCGGGCGATGAACTACACCGTTCCGCGCCCCAGCGTGCTCGTGGTCAGCTATCCGTCCAACCCCACCGCGGAAACCGTCGACCTGCCGTTCTACGAGCGGCTGGTGGCTTGGGCGAAGGAAAATCAGGTCTGGATCGTCAGCGATCTGGCCTATTCCGAACTCTATTTCGACGGCAAGCCGACGCGTTCGATCATGGAGGTGCCGGGTGCCAAGGATGTCGCCATCGAGTTCACCTCGATGTCCAAGACCTATTCGATGGCCGGCTGGCGGATGGGGTTTGCGGTCGGCAATCCCAAGCTGATCGCGGCGTTGACGCGCGTGAAGTCCTATCTCGATTACGGTGCCTTCACGCCGATTCAGGCAGCGGCCTGCGCCGCGCTGAACGGGCCGCAGGACATTATCGAAAGCAACCGTCAGCTTTACCACAAGCGCCGCGACGTGATGGTCGAGGCGTTTGGCCGGGCTGGCTGGGACATTCCGCCGCCGCCCGCCTCGATGTTCGCCTGGGCTCCCCTGCCGCCGGCGCTGAAATCGATGGGCAGCCTCGAATTTTCCAAGCAGCTGCTCACCCAGGCGCAGGTCGCGGTTGCTCCGGGCGTGGGTTACGGCGAAAACGGCGAAGGCTTTGTCCGCATCGCGATGGTGGAAAACGAACAGCGGCTGCGACAGGCGGCTCGCAACATCAAGCGCTATTTGCAATCGGTGGGAGTTAACAGTTCGGCCGCTTAG
- a CDS encoding JAB domain-containing protein: MLTQARLQPTFPVSAPALPAARSEPPRLFGGGAQASEQRAGAMIAYLRDIVLAPPTRFERGHAIFLNRESGFLGEAACGIGTMTTLAIRMRTLLGEALRRDAAGIILAHSHPSGHCRPSDCDIAATRRLHEIAQALEIRLVDHLIFTDDAVYSMRAGGLL, translated from the coding sequence ATGCTGACGCAGGCCCGGTTGCAGCCCACCTTCCCTGTTTCCGCGCCCGCTTTACCAGCTGCACGGTCCGAACCGCCGCGCCTGTTTGGCGGGGGCGCGCAGGCAAGCGAACAGCGGGCCGGTGCGATGATCGCCTATCTGCGCGATATCGTGCTTGCCCCGCCGACCCGTTTCGAACGCGGTCATGCAATCTTTCTGAACCGTGAAAGCGGCTTTCTGGGAGAGGCCGCGTGCGGGATCGGCACGATGACCACTCTCGCAATCCGCATGCGCACGCTGCTGGGCGAGGCGTTGCGCCGCGATGCGGCCGGCATCATTCTGGCGCATAGCCACCCGTCGGGCCATTGCCGTCCGAGCGATTGCGATATCGCCGCCACCCGGCGCTTGCACGAAATCGCGCAGGCACTCGAGATCCGGCTGGTGGATCACCTGATCTTCACCGACGATGCGGTCTATTCGATGCGTGCGGGCGGCCTGTTGTGA
- a CDS encoding response regulator transcription factor: MSALSPSHHFAANLAPGARFRTAGDLTLDLVHCDARVDDCWLGLEREAFAMLWQLAAVPGERLTPDELSAETRQNGDDREPDSAVRGLAGLKARLATVGMAYLICTDGERRVFLDAQSSAGVARAWMRG; the protein is encoded by the coding sequence GTGAGCGCGCTGTCGCCATCCCACCATTTCGCCGCCAACCTTGCCCCGGGCGCACGGTTCCGCACGGCGGGCGACCTGACGCTCGATCTCGTCCACTGCGACGCGCGGGTCGATGATTGCTGGCTTGGGCTGGAACGGGAGGCGTTCGCGATGCTGTGGCAACTTGCCGCCGTGCCGGGGGAGCGCCTGACGCCGGATGAACTGTCGGCCGAGACGAGGCAAAACGGGGACGACCGCGAACCGGACAGCGCGGTGCGCGGTCTTGCCGGGTTGAAGGCACGACTGGCCACAGTGGGAATGGCCTATCTGATCTGCACCGACGGAGAACGGCGAGTGTTCCTCGATGCGCAGTCCTCTGCCGGCGTGGCGCGGGCCTGGATGCGGGGCTAG
- a CDS encoding crotonase/enoyl-CoA hydratase family protein translates to MSATATAAATTLANDRIVIELGDDGVADVRFVRGDKMNALDHDMFERLIEAGHALQRMKGLRAVVLSGEGRAFCAGLDLSNFSRKPAEDEPPLTERTYGNANRPQQVAMQWRKLPVPVIAAIHGVCFGGGLQIASGADIRIVHPETRMAIMEMKWGLVPDMGGYALWRGLVRDDVLRELIYTNREFSGQEAQALGLATYLDADPRERAFAIARQIALKNPHAIRAAKRLQAAMWERPADEILMEESIEQHAIMRSRNQVEAVMAEMERRKPQFDDV, encoded by the coding sequence ATGTCCGCTACCGCCACAGCCGCCGCCACCACGCTTGCCAATGACCGGATCGTGATCGAGCTCGGCGACGACGGGGTCGCGGATGTCCGTTTCGTGCGCGGCGACAAGATGAACGCGCTCGACCATGACATGTTCGAACGCTTGATCGAGGCGGGCCATGCGCTCCAGCGGATGAAGGGCCTGCGCGCGGTAGTGCTCTCGGGCGAAGGGCGCGCATTCTGCGCCGGGCTCGACCTGTCCAATTTCTCGCGCAAGCCCGCCGAGGACGAACCCCCCTTGACCGAACGCACCTATGGCAATGCCAACCGCCCGCAGCAGGTGGCGATGCAATGGCGCAAGTTGCCCGTGCCGGTGATTGCGGCGATCCACGGCGTGTGTTTCGGCGGCGGGCTGCAGATTGCCAGCGGCGCGGATATCCGCATTGTCCATCCCGAAACGCGGATGGCGATCATGGAGATGAAGTGGGGGCTGGTTCCCGACATGGGCGGTTATGCCCTGTGGCGCGGGCTGGTGCGCGACGATGTGTTGCGCGAACTGATCTACACCAACCGCGAATTTTCCGGACAAGAGGCACAGGCGCTGGGGCTTGCCACCTATCTCGATGCCGATCCGCGCGAACGGGCCTTTGCCATTGCGCGGCAGATCGCGCTCAAGAACCCGCACGCGATCCGCGCCGCCAAGCGGCTTCAGGCCGCGATGTGGGAGCGCCCCGCCGATGAAATCCTGATGGAGGAAAGCATCGAACAGCATGCAATCATGCGCAGCCGCAACCAGGTCGAAGCGGTGATGGCCGAAATGGAGCGGCGCAAACCGCAATTCGACGACGTCTGA
- the malQ gene encoding 4-alpha-glucanotransferase, which produces MRIGDKEAAMEQLHALAQAAGLQRDWIDVEGRHQQVSDEALAAALHALGHEASDERQIARSRVAIDDARRALPAMLVADCGTVIELPFAPARAEVTGEDGVTRALQLSGTRITAPDVPGYYDLVLDDNVTRLAAAPHNCPLPDQSRRRPWGVGVQIPALRGERPSPYGTFGELAEAARAFGAAGADALAINPVHALFPGHGRHHSPYSPSSRLFLNGALADPALAGLAPLPTEPGGPLIDWGDALPRRQAQLRAIFDALDPARRAAMVVADDEMLRRHALFDALDCHFRAATGAHGWRGWPSEFRDPESEDAARFAAQNADEIVFHLFVQNVARTGLEAAQSSAKGAGMQIGLIGDLAVGVDPSGSDAWSLRHAMLDGLMIGAPPDPLGPLGQNWGITGFSPQGLAASGYAPWIAMIRAGLAAGGGLRIDHAFGLARLWVIPEGAETQDGAYLTYPFEDLIRLATLEAHRAGAVMIAEDLGTAPYGFTEAVTDRRMLGMRVLWFERAADQGFIGAGDYEPLSAAMTGTHDTVTVAGWWRGRDLYWADYLARLPEGMTRDEADSVRDWDRGLLWSTLSHDPERPAPDNPEPVVDAAIAHIARAPSAIALVSLEDMLGLEEQPNLPGTIDTHPNWRRRCDAPIAELLATAHVERRCGILSDLRKT; this is translated from the coding sequence ATGCGCATCGGTGACAAGGAGGCGGCGATGGAGCAATTGCACGCGCTGGCGCAGGCCGCAGGGTTGCAGCGCGACTGGATCGATGTCGAAGGCCGTCACCAGCAGGTGAGCGATGAGGCCTTGGCGGCTGCGCTTCACGCGCTGGGCCATGAGGCCTCCGACGAGCGCCAGATCGCGCGCAGCCGCGTGGCGATCGACGATGCCCGGCGTGCCCTTCCCGCGATGCTGGTTGCCGATTGCGGGACGGTGATCGAATTGCCCTTCGCCCCGGCGCGCGCCGAGGTGACCGGAGAGGATGGCGTGACCCGCGCGCTGCAACTCAGCGGCACTCGCATTACCGCGCCCGATGTCCCGGGCTATTACGACCTTGTGCTCGACGACAATGTCACGCGTCTGGCCGCAGCGCCGCACAATTGCCCGCTGCCCGACCAAAGCCGCCGGCGCCCGTGGGGCGTGGGGGTGCAGATCCCGGCGCTGCGCGGCGAACGCCCCTCGCCCTACGGCACCTTCGGCGAACTTGCCGAAGCCGCCCGCGCCTTCGGCGCTGCGGGGGCCGATGCATTGGCGATCAATCCGGTCCACGCCCTGTTTCCCGGGCATGGCAGGCATCACAGCCCCTATTCGCCGTCGAGCCGCCTGTTCCTGAACGGCGCGCTGGCCGATCCTGCGCTGGCGGGGCTTGCGCCGCTGCCAACTGAACCCGGAGGCCCGCTGATCGATTGGGGCGACGCTTTGCCGCGCCGCCAGGCACAACTGCGCGCGATATTCGACGCGCTCGACCCTGCCCGCCGCGCAGCGATGGTCGTGGCCGATGATGAAATGCTGCGCCGCCATGCCTTGTTCGACGCGCTCGATTGCCATTTCCGTGCTGCCACAGGCGCGCATGGCTGGCGCGGCTGGCCGTCCGAATTCCGGGACCCCGAAAGCGAGGATGCGGCGCGCTTTGCCGCGCAGAACGCCGACGAAATCGTCTTCCACCTGTTCGTGCAGAACGTCGCGCGCACCGGGCTGGAGGCCGCCCAATCTTCTGCCAAGGGCGCGGGGATGCAAATCGGGCTGATCGGCGATCTGGCGGTCGGGGTCGATCCTTCGGGCAGCGATGCCTGGTCGCTGCGCCACGCGATGCTCGATGGATTGATGATCGGCGCCCCGCCCGATCCGCTGGGCCCGCTGGGGCAGAACTGGGGTATTACCGGATTTTCGCCGCAGGGGTTGGCCGCGAGCGGTTATGCGCCGTGGATCGCGATGATCCGCGCCGGGCTGGCAGCGGGTGGCGGCCTGAGGATCGATCACGCCTTCGGCCTCGCCCGGCTATGGGTGATCCCCGAAGGCGCAGAGACACAGGACGGGGCGTACCTGACCTATCCGTTCGAGGACCTGATCCGGCTTGCAACCCTCGAAGCGCACCGCGCGGGCGCAGTGATGATCGCCGAGGATCTGGGCACCGCGCCTTATGGCTTTACCGAAGCGGTGACCGACCGGCGGATGCTCGGCATGCGCGTGCTGTGGTTCGAACGCGCCGCCGATCAGGGCTTTATCGGCGCGGGCGATTACGAACCGCTGAGCGCGGCCATGACCGGAACGCATGACACCGTCACCGTCGCCGGGTGGTGGCGCGGGCGCGATCTGTACTGGGCGGATTACCTCGCCCGGCTGCCCGAAGGCATGACCCGCGACGAGGCCGACAGCGTCCGCGACTGGGACCGCGGGCTGTTGTGGTCGACGCTGTCGCACGATCCCGAACGGCCTGCGCCAGACAATCCCGAACCCGTGGTCGATGCCGCAATCGCGCACATCGCCCGCGCGCCTTCGGCGATCGCGCTGGTTTCGCTCGAGGATATGCTGGGGCTGGAGGAACAGCCCAATCTGCCCGGCACGATCGATACCCACCCCAACTGGCGGCGGCGCTGCGATGCGCCGATCGCCGAACTGCTTGCAACCGCCCACGTCGAACGGCGCTGCGGCATATTGTCGGACCTGCGCAAGACGTAA